The genomic window AGCAGACTTTTGGCAAAACCAGTTTGTTTATGTGTGAAAGGTTTCACTTCCTGTTTCTCCACTATCACCTGTCTCAACGGGTGTATTCATTCGTCCACACCTTAGTAAAACCTCTTGCAACGAAAAAAGTTTTGCAATAAAACAAGAGTTTCTTAAAGGACAAATTCAGAGAGGTCCCTACCTGTTTCGCCccttttcttctgtttggttcctagtgaatacacccctgtcTTACAGACACACCTTTCCTCTTAAAGGGATCATTCACCTCAATTACTTGAAAGCAGCATTGTGAGCCTATGGGCCAAGAGAGCACGCAATCCACGTTGGGTTTGTTTATTTAGGCACACCAGCTACAAACATTAGCAGCCGATGACAATTGAAGTGAACACCAGTTAGTTTCCATTCAAAATCACAACCATATCCTGTCCTTCCTCAGTTGACTCTTGTGGGAATACTTGtgggaaaatgtaaaaaataaaataattcaagaGCAAGTTGTATCTGTGTTGAATACTTTACACATGCTCCACTTATAAATGTGGGGAAATGAATTTATTTTGAGGTGATTTGAGTTTGAAAATGTGAATGGGCTGCTGCCCTGTAGCAGAGACAGAGAATGATCAAACTCGCAAACACATATTGTAGCCTTGTAATGTAGGCTGTGTGGAAAATGTATTTACCTATTGAAGCTCaaaattataaataaaataaaaacatacatTGTATAAAAAGCTTCAGTTCTATCAATCCTAGCTATTTAAAAACATCCAGAGAAATTAGCTCCCAATAAAGTGAACTAAAGTACAAAGGTTAATTTTTTTTTTCGTTATTTTTTTAATTCAGTGGAATGTTGCTTGGTGGCACTAGACTATACAGTATGTTGACCTATGGTCAAAAATACATTGTAGTTCCTTGAGAAAGATACATTAATTAACAAGCACAATAAGTGAGAGCTCGAAGAGGAAGATAGCCGGCTGTAAAAGGAGTGGGCACACGTACACATCCCAAGGGAGCCAAAACGAGGGCGGGACATCAAGCATTATTACGTTTATAGGTGCATCAATTAAATGAGCACAATAGTCTGTCACGACACCGTGAAAAGGTATGAAAATCTATGTTTTTATCTTCCTGAATAAATGAAAGAATGGAGCTCTTGATTAGGCCCAGTAGCCAAGTCAAGTCTTACTTATTATTTCTGTGCATTCTTTCTGCGCCAATCTACTGGGGGTAGATACCTAACTTCAGGGCCATAGCTACATATGAGGACACAGAGGTCCGGACCATGGTcatttaatttatatatttttttaaagccaGCTACCTAAACTTAATCATGTCCAAATTACCGATTGAGCaagcagggcacgtgcccaggggccctgacctccagcggGCCCCTATTGATtgtgttagtcactctcactcagatatcatattaacatggcataagtcagcaaaatgtgtagaatttcaggaaattagctttaaaactgcaaaaattgctccccgccccatggcaaaatgtgttgaagACATTGAAGACATGGAGAAAACCTCTAACATGCAAAGCATGGACAtcgagacagagggacagggacagcaggTGACATGCACATTCATAGATAGCTTAACCTGACATCAAACCCTCTAGACTGAGGCGACTAGAAAATGTcatttcctaaagaaaatgtatGCTTGCATGTCTTAAATTATTGATGGTTGTGAAATAAGTTGTAGTAGGGGTAAAAAAAGCTTGTAGGCCTAATATTATCCCTAGTAGTGGTATTGTTGATGACTTCAGTAGTAGTAGTTTCCCATGTGAAGGACCTTCCATCACCACCATCCTCATCTTCTTCCCCATCACCGGACCTACCAGAGGATAGAGCATTCCTGCGTTCATTACTCGATAATATCAATTATGGGTTAGTTCAGGTGTTCTTTTTTTCTAACTAAAATATATCTCAGGAGGGAAAATACAATACAAGTACAATATTGTTTTATAGTTAAAAACTGGGTTGAACAGAGATCACTATTGACATGTatgcatacagtggcttgtgaaagtattcaccccccttggcaattttcctattttgttgccccaccttttgcagcaattacagctgcaagtctcttcgggtatgtctctataagcttggcacatctagccactgggatttttgcccattctttgaggcaaaactgctccagctccttcaagttggatgtgtacagcaatctttaagtcataccacagattctcaattggattgaggtctgggttttgactaggccattccaagaaatgtaaatgtttccccttaaaccacttgagtgttgctatagctgtatgcttagggtcattatcctgctggaaggtgaatctccgtcccagtctcaaatctctggaagactgaaacaggtttccctcaagaatttccctgtatttagtgccatccatcattccttcaattctgaccagtttcccagtccctgccgatggtgttctcggggtgatgagaggtgttgggtttgcgccagacatagcgttttccttgatggccaaaaagctcaatttagtcttatctgaccagagtaccttcttccatatgtttggggagtctcccacatcacttttggcgaacaccaaacgtgtttacttatttttttctttaagcaatggcttttttctggccactcttccgtaaagcccagctctgtggagtgtacggcttaaagtagtcctatggacagatactccaatctccgctgtggagctttgcagctccttcagggttatctttggtctctttgttgcctctctgattaatgccccccttgcctggtccgtgagttttggtgggcggccctctcttggcaggtttgttgtggtgccatattcaatccattttttaataatggatttaatggtgctccgtgggatgttcaaagtttctgatatttttatataacccaaccctgatctgtacttctccacaactttgtccctgacctgtttggggagctccttggtcttcatggtgctgcttgcttggtagtgccccttgcttagtggtgttgcagactctggggcctttcagaacaggtgtattttttatttttgtaggcaagtcagttaacaacaaattattatttacaatgacggcctacaccggccaaacccagacgactctgggccaattgtgcgccgccctatggcactcccaatcacggccggttgtgatacattctggaatcgaaccagggagtctgtagtgacgcctcaagcactgagatgcagtgccttagaccgctgcgccactcggagcccatatatactgagatcatgtgacagatcatgtgacacttagattgcacacaggtggactttatttaactaattatgtgacttctgaaggtaaatggttgcaccagatcttatttaggggcttcatagcaaagggggtgaatacatatgcacgcaccacatttccgttatttatttttgtagaatttttttaaacaagttatttttatcatttcacttcaccaatttggactattttgtgtatgtccattacatgaaatccaaataaaaatctgtttaaattgcaggttgtaatgcaacaaaataggaaaaacgccaaaggggatgaatacttttgcaaggcactctatgtgtcacaccctgatctgtttcacttgTTTTGTGATTGCCTCCAACCCCCAACAGGTTGGCGTATATATACctcgttttctgtttgtctgttgccagttcgtcttgtcccgtcaagtccTACAATGTTTTCCTTTGCTCTAGTTTTGGCTTTATTTtgtcttcccagttctgacctttctgcctgtcctgaccttgatgctgcctgccgtcctgtacctgcctgactctgatttggattatgactctttgcctgccttgacctaccgattgcctgccccttgtactgtaataaactctgagacacttactatccgcctcctgtgtctgcatctgggtcttagcctgagccgtgataaTATGATGTTGATTTTGAATGTCTGTTGCAGACCACTTACGGAAGAAGACCGGACTCACAATGAAGATGTTGGAAACAATTTGCATCAGAGCTTTGGCTGACCCATTGAAGGAACTTTTCTGAGTCACTGAGGACTTGATCTTGAAGGGTGTCCAGGGTGGTGAGTATATAGACAACAGGAAGGTGAGTACAACACTTCTCCAATCTGAAGCAGATCTGCTTTGGGAGATCAAAGACAGACAGCTCATAGCTGTGGTCAAACTTGTGGTGAAACAGATGATTATGTCGGACCGTATACAACAGATCCTGGACAACCTTAGTGGGCTTAGCGCAACATGGCTAGAAGTCCCAACGGCTAATGCCCAGATAGCTGCTCAGCTAGTGGCAGTAGTCACTGCCCAGCTCACTggacactacatgatcaaaagaatgtggacacctgttcgtcgaacatctcaatccaaaatcatgggcattaatatggaggtggtcccccctttgttgctataacagcctccactcttctgggaaggctttccactagatgttggaacattgctgcggggacttgcttccattcaaacacaagagcattagtgaggtcaggcactgatgttgggcaattaggcctggctcgcaggcGGTGTTCCAGTTAatcacaaaggtgttcgatgggtttgaggtcaaggtctgtgcaggccagtcaagttcttccacaccgatctacacaaaccatttctgtatggacctcgctttgtgcatggaggcattgtcatgctgaaacaggaaagggccatccccaaactgttgccacaaagttggaagcacagaatggtctagaatgtcattgtatgctgtagcgttaagatttcccttcactggaactaaggggcctagcccgaaccatgaaaaacagccctagaccattattcctcctccaccaaaccttacagttggcTTTATGCATTCGTacagatagcgttctcctggcatccgccaaacccagatttgtccgtcggactgccagatggtgaagcgtgattcatcactcaagagaaacgcgtttccactgctccagagtcaaatggcggtgagctttacatcactccagccgacgcatggcattgcacatggtgatcttaggcttgtgtgcggctgctcggccatggaaagtcatctcatgaagctcccgacaaacagttcttatgctgacgttgcttctagagtcagtttggaacttggtagtgagtgttgcaaccgacagacaatttttacgcgctacacgcttcagcactcagcggtcccattctgtgagcttctgtggcctaacacttcgcggctaagccgttgttgctcctagaagtttccacttcacaataacagcacttacagttaacctGGGCAGCTCTACCAGAGCAGAactttgatgaactgacttgttggaaaggtggcatcctatgacggtgccatgatGAAAGTCACTGAgaacttcagtaaggccattctactgccaatgtttgtctatggagatcgcatgggtttgtactcgattttatacacctgtcagcaaagggtgtggctgaaatagccgaatccactaatttgaaggggtgtccacatacttttgtatatatagtgtagtcccATTGTCGAAGCAGGACAAGCCAATTAATGTTTGACAGTTTAACAAGTTTCTCCGTCTCATTGCTAGAATTTTCACCAAAAGGCACAGTAAGGCGAATGTGGTAAAATGTGGTGAATAAGACAGGAAGACAAGTTGACCAACATGCTCCACAACAGGCATCAATGGAGGTCTTGACCATGGCCATTTGTGCCGTCAGTGAGGTCCTTGTCTGATCCTCAACAAGCCTTACTCACTACTACGATCAGTGCCCCattacactccaaactccaaaTGTTGTCAGTTTCCCATACTTGATTGCAGAAGTGTCAGAAATGGTTGAGACTGTAGATAAAGACTTGGATTTGGACATAAAGATGGCTTTTCCAATTCGAGAAGCCCCAGCCACACCTGACGAGCTTCAGGATGACTTTTAGATAAAAAAGTTAATTCCAGAAAATAGCAGAATAAATTGTCAGGTtatattacagtgccttcgggaaagtattcagacccctggactttttccacattttgttacgttacagccttaatctaaaatggataaaataaaataaaatactaagcaatctacacaataccccataatgacaaagcaaaaacaggtttttagatatttctccaaatgtattaaaaataaaaaacagaaataccttatttacaccctttactatgagacttgaTATTGATCTcaggagcatcctgtttccattgatcatccttgagatgtttctacaacttgattggagtccacctgtggttaattcaattaattggacataattttggaaaggcacacacctgtctatataaggtcccacagttgacagtgaatgtcaaagaaaaaaccaagccatgaggtcgaaggaattgtccgtagagctccgagacaggattgtgtcgaggcacagatctggggaagggtaccaacaaatacctgcagcattgaaggtccccaagaacacagtggcctccatcattcttaaatagaagaagtttggaaccaccaagactcttcctagagctggccactcggccaaactgagcaatcgggggagaagggccttggtcagggaggtgaccaagaaccaaatggtcactctaacagagctctagagttcctctgtggagacgggagaaccttccagaaggacaaccatctctgcagcactccaccaatcaggcctttatggtagaatggccagacggaagctactcctcagcaaaaggcacatgacagcccacttggagtttgccaaaaggcacctaaagtctcacagaccatgagaaacaagattctctggtctgatgaaaccaagattaaactctttggcctgaatgccaagcgtcacgtctggaggaaacctagcaccatccctatggtgaagcatggtggtggcagcatcatgctgtggggatgtttttcagcagcagggactgggagactagtcaggatcgaggcaaagatgaacagagcaaagtacagagatctttgatgaaaacccgctctaacaggacaacgaccctaagcacacagccaagacaactcaatagtggcttcgggacaaggctctgaatgtccttgagtggcccagccagagcccagacttgaacccgatctaacatctctggagagaccagaaaatagctgtgcagcaacgctccccatccaacctgacagagcttgagaggatctgcagaaaagagagTAAGAAACTACCCaactacaggtgtgccaagcgtgtagtttcatacccaagacgactcaaggctgtaatcgctcccaaaggtgcttcaacaatgtactgagtaaaaggtctgaatacttaggtaaatgtaatatttccgatttaaaaaaatatatacattagcaaacatttctaaaaacctgtttttgctttgtcattatggagtattgtgtatagattgatgagggaaaaaaaatatttaatcaattttagaataagactgtaacctaacaaaatgtggaaaaagtcaacgggtctgaatactttccgaaggcaatgtATGTGTTAATTGTCTTCCTCTGTTTACATGTAAACAATCAGTGCAGCAACAAAGTGTTGAGACAGACTCCCCATgcgcctgctgctgctgctgtggacTATAACAGTGAGTAACAGTCTTGACctcttaagtatcaaaagtaaatgtaattgctaaaatgtgaaattccttatattaagcaaaccagatggcaccattattttatttgtaaaacattttatgtatagagaagcatgtgtgtttagtgagtctgccagatcagaggcagtagggatgacctcttgataagtgtgtgaatttgacaattttcctgtcctgctaagcataaaaaatataacaagtacttttgggtgtcagggaaaatgtatggagtaagaaatacattattttccttaggcatgtagtgaagtaaaaagtaaacgttgtcaaaaatataaatagtcaaATAAGAGATATACTGTACAGTAGGAGTTACTCCCCTAGATACTGTAGGAGTCACTCCCTCATCACCAGGCTAATTTTCATTCCTGCCATACTGGATTGTGGAAAGGGAAGAAGAAAAACTGGTTCAACACTTACATACAGTAGCTATTTTACGTGCCAGTATGCATTGAGTTTGATGTCCATCAATCAGGAAATATTAGGcaagaaaacagaaatacatcaAGCTGACCTGTACGGTCACCCTACAGAATATCCAAATGAAACGGTAAGTTATGAAGACCTGTCTTTTGTATTACTGAATAACCTGGATGCCGCTGCTTCTGTTTTAGTTGTCATGTTTGGCATTCTATGGCATGACAACTTGAAAGGGATGCTACAACAGAATCACTGGCACCCAGGCAAGTGTTACAATCAACAGTAACTGTGAGCTCAAGGTTTGAATGGCCAACTGAGCATGTTGTCTTGTTACCATGGCTTTGGCCATGTTTAGAATGATTATATCAGGTACAAAATTATGAAAGAAAGGAATTGACAGGAAAAGGATACAGTATTATGTAATAGAGGATGCCGCCACAGAAATAGATTTGGTGTCTCATTGTACTGTAGTACAGAATCGTACAGAGAAGGTTCAAAATATGCAAGGAAGTTTTGCATATTCTGATAGCAATTCAAAACCTTGCATAAACTAAATGGTGTAGAGTCGAGAGTTACGAGACGGAAGAGAAGCTACTGCTGTGGATACATTCTCTTGTGAGTAGAATCTTTTTCCTTTTGCTTTCCAACCTATTTTCTCTCATCTAAATGGAAAGTATGGTCTATGTCAAACTGCTCTGGATGGGTAGTATTGTTTCATATCTTTGTCGCCACAGAACCATCTCTAAGGGAAAAAATGATGTCAAGCACATTGAAACACATTTTATGTATATAGCTAACTAACAATGTTCAAAATAtagttgtttttttgttgttgtttgatttTACAAATAAATGAATAGCATTTAGCCATCAAAGCTCCCTCAACTACATTAGGGGGATATGCCCCTCCTGCCCATGACAATGTGCGTGAAAGAATGCAAGTTTAAATGCTGTTGCACACTCATCCTCCCTTTGTAAAATATAAATAGCTCTGCAGATGTGATGGAAACACGGCATATCCTGGTCTGCCGTATTTGTCTGATCCTGGCCCTCTGTGAGTTTTTTTAATGATCCTCCATCTGTCATTAAGATATTGCTCTGCTAAAATAACTATGGTACAGTAATGTGTACAATAGATGTACAGTAATTCCTTGTCTATCTTTCCTCAGTGCTCCACCCACACCAGTGCCTGTCAGTGTATTTCCAGAACCAGGGTCTCCTTTATGTGGCTCTGGGGAGAGATCTGGTCCTGCTGACCCAGTTCCAGATTACACCAACAGAGAAGATCATCATAGTGACTTGGGACCGCGAGACTGAGAAGGGTCAGGGACAGGTCAGGCTGGCCAATCACCAAGATGCACCTGGCAATCCTCTAGACCAGAAGGGGGCCTTATTTAGGGTGGCGAATATAAGTTCATCTAACTATGGAGTCTACACCATCACTGTGACAGACCAGATGGGGAACGAGGAATCAGCAAAGATACTtgttagagagagtggtgagaaaCAGTTACACCAATAATTCTGGTCACTAcctagatttagtttggggaataTACTGTGCAAACTAAAAAGTCACATTAGCCTCGGTCACAGGCTTTCACCTACCCTTCCGAACAATGTGAGTGAAGCCTGGGTGCCGAGGCTAACCTTATGTGCAGAACTATGTAAGGACGCAGTAACCAATTTAGCTATATTTGGACCATTTGTTCCTCCTAACTTTTTCTCTCCCTCACTTTCGCCTAGTTGCTGCTCCTGTGGCGTCTTTGTCGCTCCAGTGTGAGGTGGCCAATGACAGGGCACAGTGGGACAGCCCAGTGTTTTCCTGGTTGGTGGATGGGGTTGAGGCGTCCAATCAGACAGCCAATCTCTCTACAGATGGCAGGAGACTCTACGTGTCTGGAATGAAGGGCCACAACTACACCTGTGTTGTCAACAGCAGTCTGGGGACTATTGTTACATACTACATCACTGGTATACATGTATTATGattttatattataattattttgatTGAGGTTTTTTGTCTTTCATGCTTCTTTGCTGTGGCCTAGATTCTTCTACACCATCCCAAAGTAACCAGACCTTTGAGACTCTGTGTGGTGTACTACTGGCCATCATCATAGTGCTTCTAATCATATGTGGACATCTCTGTTGGTATGATAACAGAACATCTCCCCGGATTGTCTTTTACAGTAATAGATTAATAAACTCCCGGTATTCTGTTTGGTGCGCGCACACTTTTGACATTGCTGTGTGTTATTAACAGGAGATACAAGCAGCAGAGGACGAATGGGATTATATGACCTGAGGATGTCCATCGCTTTCAATTATCATTCTTATTTATGACACTTTGTTACTCTGTTACACACTGCACTATCACACAATTCCTTGGCACATGCAGAGATAGTATGATATGAGGAGTTTAATGTAATATTCTATTGAAACAAGTCACACTACCAGACATCAAAATCATTCCTATCAAGAGCTTTGGAACTATGCACCATGAATAAAATATATTGATATGCCTATTGATTGGCTTATTGATATGCCTATTTGTGGTACTTAATGATGCAGTGTCCACACTTATATTTGGACTAATTATATCTTTGTATATTTTTTAAGTACTGTGTGCCATCACATTAAGATTTGTGGACAAATATGTTCAAATGTACCTAAACCTGCTTTTGTAatgtctatgtacagtgcattcagaaaggattcagaccccttgattttttccacattttgttacgcttcAGCCTTAATCtataattgattaaattgttttttttccctcatcaatctacacacaataccctataatgacaaagcaaaaacaggtaaaaaaataaataaaataaaaactgaaatttcacatttacataagtatttagaccctttaagcagtactttgttgaagcacctttggcagcgattactgccttGATTCTTCTTTGGCactacaagcttgtcacacctgtatttggggagtttctcccattcttctcagaagatcctctcaagctctgtcaggttggatggggagcatcgcagcacaactattttcaggtctctccagagatgttcgatcgggttcaagtccaggctctggctgggccactcaaggacattcagagacttgtcctgaagccactcctgcgtgtgcttagggttgttgtcctgttggaaggtgaaccttcgccccagtctgaggtactgagcgatctggatcaggttttcatcaaggatctctgtactttgctccgttcatctgtgcctcgatcctgactagtctcccagtccctgctgctgaaaaacatcaccacagcatgagactgccaccaccatgcttcaccgtagggatggtgccaggtttgctccagaagtgacacttggcattcaggccaagaagtttaatcttggtttcatcaaaccagataatcttgtttctcatggtctgagagtctttaggtgccttttggcatactccaagcgggctttcatgtgccttttgctgaggagtggcttccgtctggtcactctaccataaaggcctgattggtggagagctgcagaaatggttgtcctctggagctctctcagagtgaccatcgggttcttggtcacctccctgaccaaggccattctccccgattgctcagttaggccgggcggccagttctaggaagagtcttggtggttccaaacttcttccatttcagaatgatggaggccgctgtgttcttggggaccttcaatgctgcagaaattttttggtacccttcccaagatctgtgcctcggcacaatcctgtatcagagctctatggacaattccttcgacctcatggcttggtttttgctttgacatgcactgtcaactttgggaccttatatagacgggtgtgtggctttccaaatcatgtccaatcaattgaatttacaacaggtggactccaatcaagttgtagaagcatctcaaggatgatcaatggaaagaggatgcacctgagctcaactttcagtctcattgcaaagggtctgaatacttatgtaaataaggtatttctcttttttattttaaaaacaatttcaaaaaattctaaaaacctgttttcgcgttgtcattatgcggtattgtgtgtagattgatgagaatttctatttatttcatcaattttagaatacgactgtaatgtaaaaaaatgtatgctaTAAAGCAAATTGAATAAATCCACATTATTGTGACAGTGCATGTGTGCATTTAACATATTTTATAACCTGTAAGGAAATCTTTGTAAGCAATCACTTTGCTACACTTCCATaggagacacacactgacaccacTGACCAAATAGTCACAAATTTCATTTTGATCTACAGTACATACTGCAAGATAAAGCCATATATAGCAAGGAAACGGAGGTCGCTGACAGAATGCAGAAGgggaaaaaatagaaaaaaattgAAAATAAATCAAAGGGATGGACACCTCAAAATAAGAAGCTACAATATCACCTCAAGGCATTGCACGCTTGCAATTGTCAGTTTATATTACAATTATTTTGTTTATTCTATTGCTATAGTATAGGACAGCAGGTAGCCTACATTTGTTCATTCTCAGTTCagtatagggcggcaggtagcctagtggttaagtgCGTTGGGCTactaactgaaaggtcgctggttcgaatccctgagccgactaggcaAAAAAATATgccggtgtgcccttgagcaaggccctaattgctcct from Coregonus clupeaformis isolate EN_2021a chromosome 17, ASM2061545v1, whole genome shotgun sequence includes these protein-coding regions:
- the LOC121585454 gene encoding uncharacterized protein LOC121585454 isoform X1 translates to MKRSADVMETRHILVCRICLILALLLHPHQCLSVYFQNQGLLYVALGRDLVLLTQFQITPTEKIIIVTWDRETEKGQGQVRLANHQDAPGNPLDQKGALFRVANISSSNYGVYTITVTDQMGNEESAKILVRESVAAPVASLSLQCEVANDRAQWDSPVFSWLVDGVEASNQTANLSTDGRRLYVSGMKGHNYTCVVNSSLGTIVTYYITGIHVL
- the LOC121585454 gene encoding uncharacterized protein LOC121585454 isoform X2, encoding METRHILVCRICLILALLLHPHQCLSVYFQNQGLLYVALGRDLVLLTQFQITPTEKIIIVTWDRETEKGQGQVRLANHQDAPGNPLDQKGALFRVANISSSNYGVYTITVTDQMGNEESAKILVRESVAAPVASLSLQCEVANDRAQWDSPVFSWLVDGVEASNQTANLSTDGRRLYVSGMKGHNYTCVVNSSLGTIVTYYITGIHVL